From Camelina sativa cultivar DH55 chromosome 5, Cs, whole genome shotgun sequence:
GTATAAAAAATGGatcaaggaaacaaaacaagcatTTGATAACTATGAATGAAGATTGTTCAAGTCTCTAGTCGTTAGTCTATTCTATTGTGATGACAGCTTCAATTttgactttcataaaaatattgCTTATGAATCTTGTGGATCTTTATGATTGACAAATTTAGAGTAATGCAAAGAATTGAatgacaaagaaacaaagaatcataataaaatttcaagCTCCATGGCTTATTCGTGAGAATTTGTAGATTAAGTAAAGGAGATCCACTATACGGAAACATTATGTGTAGCTGAGCTATCATTTTCCTCAAATTTACGAACATGGATCAAGCTAAACAACAGAGCAGTATGCCAATGTAAGAGTGTTTAtagcctaacaacacaaaatttTACTAACTTACTACAATCTGGAAACTGGACCCAGAGATGGCCGAAACAGAGAAACTCACTGCAGCAGTTTTTTCTTAAGGAAATAACTTTACTTAGCAGAGCCtccaaaaaccaagaaaataatagCTCTTCTAATCCTATCAGTAACACAGGCAAGAAAAACCAGAGAGGGCAGGCACTGTTCTTCATGGCTcacatcaaatttgttttactGTGGTTTCTTATACTGAAACCGTCTAAAAATCTGCCATGGAAATTTTAAACTCTGCCAGTAACATGTACAACTATGGCAGAATAGTGATGGTTAAATCAGTCATGACGGAAAAAGATTTGTGCGTTCGTCTCATCCCAAAACCCCGGTGACAGATTATGGAAGCCTAGCCAGCATCTTTTATCCAGCCTCATTGGGCAGTCCTACAACCTGATATATCAAAAAGAGACCAAATGCTAAGCACAACACCCTGGTAAGTCACTATAAATAGGAGACTTATGCAAAGGCAGAAACAGCACTAACCATTTGATACACTGCTTGGTCACAGCCCGCCCTTGATAAAGACGCTGAACAAATCGAAACAACAGAATCCTTTGCACAAAATGAAGTGTATCTACAGCCCACGTTTCAGCATCTTTCCTTTCACTTTCTCAGCATCGGACTCCATTCCATGGGCTTTATACGCCTTATGCATAATGGCGAACGTTTTAGTTACAAGCCCATAATTAGTCTGTGCCATCTCATTTACAACACCTTCCATTTCTTCAAAGCGTTTTTGGGATCCATACAATATGATCTTACAGTGGTAAAGAGATCTGCATAGTTTCCACCCAGCAGACTCAGCACGCTTGACAAAATTAGCAAGATTGTCAACTTCATTACACCTGAAGTAAGCTGCAGTGATCGCCCGCATGACATCCGATTTATTAACACATGTCTTACGCTCAAATGCCTCGTTGATTTtattctccattgcttccaaaATGTCTTCTTGAGCATATAGTCGAATCAAAAGCACATTCAACCAAGGAAGATATTCCTCCCCAGAGAGAAGACTCAATAACTTTTCAACCTTTTGGACTCTACCCTCAACAGACGTTTTACAATATGCACAGATCATGGCTCTGACCAAAGGACTATTGTTTACACCAACGTTATCTTTAATCACTTCATACATTTCTTCCATCTTTTTCAAATTCCCAGAATTTGCATACCCACGAAGCATTAGCTGATAAGTGTCACTGTCAGGCTCAACTGGACCACCCTGCATTTCTTGGAAAGTAGCTTCCATTTTACCCCAATTCCAGGCAGTAACATAACCCGCAATTAGAAAGTTGTAAGTAAACGAAACCGGAGAAAGCTTCAGTTTATGTAATTCTTCGAAAGCAGCTTCCATATTCTTCACCATCAGAAGCCGACCATAAACAgatattagaatattataggTCACAATGGTCGGAGCACAATGCGTTTGCCTAGTGAAATCTTTAAACAGTGACTGACACTCATCAGCAAAACCGTTCCACATGTACACACTCATCAAAGCATTGTAAACTGAAGCTGTTTGAATCCGTTTCTTAGCAGCCTCATCGAAAAGATAGACTGCAAGGTTTACATCCCTAGCTCTACCAGCAATCTTGATTCCTTTCGCATACTCCTCCGATGTCAAAGGGATACAATAATCCTTTTGACTTCTCCTCCaatctaaaacctaaaacaTTAACATAACATCAAAACCTAAGACACAAACTTAACATTTCCTGAATCACAATACAATGTAGTTCAATCTATAGCAATGTTTAGCTCAATCTATAGACAGGGCAAAAGCAAGTTTCGAACTTTTTGAAAACACAATTAGATGAAATGAGAAGAAAGGAACCTGAAGAGCCAAGTAATGACGAGGAAAGAGCTGATCCATAAGCTCAATGATTCCAGCAACATCACGATAGCTTCTAAACAACCACTGGCCGTTCTGATCCAAAAGGTTCTGGAACTTCTCCTTACTGTTACCAATCGTTAAAAGCTCGtctttcaaaaccgaaaccTTTTGAACCAAATCAGTACGTTGAGCTGGTAAGCTAGTTACACGGGAGAGTTTGCCGATAAATTCAGTGCTGAGTTTCACAAAATTAGATGTCATGGATCACGACTGAGAAATAATAATAGCTCCGGCTTAATTTAATAGCGCAGTATCGGATCTGAGGAATCTGCAAATCTGTGCAAAGCCcccaaaaattagggtttatcgtaggaggaagaagaggaagaagatttgATAAATGCTGTTTTGGGCCTGAGGCCATAATGGACAATGGCTGTGAAATTGTGAACTTCGGTTTAAGTATACGGTTCAACCATTTACTATAATCGAATTAAAATGTAAGAACtcgattaatttatgatttatcaCTTACACAGTTACACTTACTGtagttttaatcaaaaatttaagaTTAAATATAGAATAGCTTATTAGTTAATATGTGAACCCAATTTTGATATCAAATTGGATCACTGGTTTTGATGACTTTCTTCACAAGTTTAccggtttaatttaatttggacTCGGTTAAGTAAACGATTCCTGGTCGGAACGGTACGAtcggtttagtttttaaaaccaTTGATTTTGTGGAAGTCTTTGCaaattattatatgtttatagAAATCTACAAACTATAGATATATAAAGATTTATGGGAATTATAACGTTTTAACAAGTTGCAGCTAATGGGATTCCGCTACAATAAGCAGCCATAGtttgttttctctgttaaaGGGCTTACTAAAGCAGCCTTAGTTTTGAACCATACTAGTCATAAAGCAAtttctactttttctttaacaaaaccaaaaaaataaacattttctaCTTTTCAACGTGCACATACAATTGTACAGTCCTTTATCAGCTAGTCGGCTATACCCAAGTAAAAGTTGATTTGTTTGCTATGTAAACTCTCAAATGAACAACTAATTAACCTACCCATAGAAGCTTCATAAACATGTTTATATTTCGTATGGTTCACCGTTCACGGCCACCAACCCTAATAGTGTACTCCTCAAAATTTGAAGATATCTTCCATGTTCACTTTTGTTATCGTTGAATTATCATTAAGACTTGATTTTTCTTGCACATGCAGGTGGACTCCAAATAATAAATGTCTACATCTGGTGCACATTAAATGTCTATATGTCTCCAAAGATTCTAGACCAGCTCATGTCCATATCAGGGGTGGTCGTACGGACCCACTTTAGAGGTCGTACGGACCCACTTTAGAGGGCGTAAGTGTTATCGCTTTGGGGGCTGAAGATGTTgcggttgtttttt
This genomic window contains:
- the LOC104786558 gene encoding pentatricopeptide repeat-containing protein At2g30780-like; the encoded protein is MTSNFVKLSTEFIGKLSRVTSLPAQRTDLVQKVSVLKDELLTIGNSKEKFQNLLDQNGQWLFRSYRDVAGIIELMDQLFPRHYLALQVLDWRRSQKDYCIPLTSEEYAKGIKIAGRARDVNLAVYLFDEAAKKRIQTASVYNALMSVYMWNGFADECQSLFKDFTRQTHCAPTIVTYNILISVYGRLLMVKNMEAAFEELHKLKLSPVSFTYNFLIAGYVTAWNWGKMEATFQEMQGGPVEPDSDTYQLMLRGYANSGNLKKMEEMYEVIKDNVGVNNSPLVRAMICAYCKTSVEGRVQKVEKLLSLLSGEEYLPWLNVLLIRLYAQEDILEAMENKINEAFERKTCVNKSDVMRAITAAYFRCNEVDNLANFVKRAESAGWKLCRSLYHCKIILYGSQKRFEEMEGVVNEMAQTNYGLVTKTFAIMHKAYKAHGMESDAEKVKGKMLKRGL